Below is a genomic region from Salvelinus fontinalis isolate EN_2023a chromosome 2, ASM2944872v1, whole genome shotgun sequence.
TCTTTGTCTTTCGTCATCCTTATAAACAACCATTTCTAGTTTTGTTGATATTGTCGATGTATGATTAAATGTGAAATGTAACATCCACCTCTTTCTCCCAGGGCTATCCAGAAGCTGAACGGCTACGAGTTTGAGAACAATTCCTTGCGCGTCTCCTACATCCCAGATGAGACGTCCGATGTCGACTCCCAACGCGGCCAGGACAACAGTCGTCGCCCCGGATACGGGTCCCGCGGCCCCCGTGGAGGATCCCCGGGCTCAGGCATGCCTTCGAAACACCAGCACGCTGACATCCCCCTCCGACTCCTGGTGCCCACCCAATACGTGGGGGCCATCATCGGCAAGGAGGGTGCCACCATCCGCAACATCACCAAACAAACCCAGAGCAAGTGAGTACCAATATGACTTGACCAATATACTGTAAGTAACTGATGAGTACCAGAGAACCAGATCAAGTAATTGCATTGATCTGTATGCGGTATGGTCTCTAAAAGAGAACATGTTGCTAGAATAGACCGAGCAAAGCCATTACTGATATGAGGCTTGAGTATGAAAAGGTACTGGGAGCATTGCACAACCCAAAGGGCTTTTCGATTGAATTTAAACAAACCAAAAGTGCCCTGCCCACCTGTTTGTGGACACCATACTGTATGGCCAAACGGACTTTCCTGCTTTTTCCGTCCCTGCTAGAATTGACGTCCATCGCAAAGAGAATGCCGGCGCAGCTGagaagccaatcagcatccactCCACCCCTGAGGGCTGCTCCTCTGCCTGCCGTATGATCCTGGACATCATGCAACAGGAGGCTAAGGACACCAAGACGTGAGTGCAGTGTCCATGAAGCAGCTGTCAAACCTGCACAGTGTGAAAACTTTAAAGTGACCCTCCAGCTATTTTGTAACTTTTCCCATTAAAAACGGTATCTCCAATTGTGCTAGGGGTGGATGTATATGCATGCAGTTAGGAAACTGTATATTTGGATTTTCTCCTGTGTTTAATCTCATACTgtgttctcctcatcctctcagTGCTGAGGAAGTACCCCTGAAGATCCTGTCTCACAATAACTTTGTAGGCCGACTCATCGGCAAGGAGGGGCGCAACCTGAAAAAAGTGGAGCAGGACACCGACACCAAGATTACCATCTCCCCGTTAGTCACACACATctaaaaacatacacacacatctacacacatcatGAAACACACAGGTCCCTGGTTATGTTTACGCAGAGCTGCCATGGTCAATTAGGAAAGATCATGCACCATGTGATTGAAACCTATGACTATATCTCATGACTGAGACTGATTAAATGTACTGAGTTGTACGGGCCTCCCgattggcgcagcggtctaaggcactgctccacagtgctagctgtgtcactacaaatccgggttcgatcccgggctgtgtcacagccggccgtgaccgggagacccatgaggcggtgcacaattggcccagcgtcgtccgggttaggggtgggtttggctggcagggatgtcgTTGTCCCATcccgctctagtgactcctgtggcgggctgggcgcatgcatgctgacacggtcgccaggtgtacagtgtttcctctgacacattgttgcggctggcttcccgggttaagtgagcagtgcgTCAAAAAAAGCTTGGCGGGGTTGTgttttcggaggatgcatggctctcaacctttgcctctcccgagtctgtatggGAGTTACAATGATGGGactagactgtaactaccaattgaggAGAAAAAAGGGTAAAAAAATAGAACTATATGTACTGAGTTGTATCTTCATTAGTGTAGTCTCCAATGATCACCTATGGTTGATTAACAGCGTTCCCTGTTCTttttctccctctgctcctctccccttcttcttTCTTATTCTACCCGCTCTTCCTGTTTCTTATCTTCCTCCTTTTCCACCtgacctctccctctttcctcttctcctcctctttcacttctcccacccactctctctcccttccctccgcTCCTGTCTGCAGACTCCAGGACCTGACCGTGTACAACCCAGAGAGGACCATCACAGTGAAGGGACCCATCGAGGCCTGTTGTCTGGCCGAGACAGAGATCATGAAGAAAGTGCGTGAGGCCTATGACAATGACATGGCCGCCATGAATGTGAGTCAATGCTCAATAAAGTTACTGGCCTCCAATTCTCTTCAAAACACAATGGTCTCTCACATAGATCTTTCCCCTGGCCCTGGCACTTTAGGTTTCCACCTGTATTTGTTGACTTTAATAGCGAGAAATGCACATACAGTCATTGTCACATGCACTCAAACTATCATGCACTCTTAGTTCAGTTCCTTTGGCACTTACCTGCTTCTTGTCTCCAGCAACAGACTCATCTGATTCCCGGATTGAACCTTGGAGCGCTTGGCCTTTTCCCCCCTTCCGGTTCCATGCCCCCTCCCCCACCAGGCAACTCTGCATCCCCCTACGGCTCTTTTGGGGTAAGTTCACAGGCTTCTATCTAAGCTAGTTGGGTTCCAGTCATTGAGCTTTAGTTTAGTTTACTGTGTTTGCAAACGCTGATGCTAGCCCTCACAAACATTACTTCTGTCTGTCTCAGGGTTGGTTTATGATGTGGTAATAACCTCTAGATCAGCGGGGTCAGATATTGGTTGGGCTGCGGTCATGTTGTGACATAGTTGTAACTGTTTCATGTCACCCTACAGGCCCCTGAACAGGAGACAGTCCATGTGTACATCCCGGCCCAGGCAGTAGGAGCTATTATTGGCAAGAAGGGACAGCATATAAAACAGCTGAGCCGCTTCGCTGGGGCATCAATCAAGGTGAGAAATGTACTAGTATACACAGACATTCACTCACACGAGGAGTGAATGTCAATTGGTCAATGAGGAAAGATAATACACCAAGCTGATGTAAATAGTGCATTTCATCACCGCTCTGAAACCGATTCGGAAAAACAATGACTTTTTTGAGACACCTATACTTGAACTTATCATGTAGGACGTTACGCTGCTTGCTTAGCGAGCACCACTTCCTCTGGTTTCGTCCCATACCGGACTCGAACTCAGAAAC
It encodes:
- the LOC129828741 gene encoding insulin-like growth factor 2 mRNA-binding protein 1 isoform X2 yields the protein MNKLYIGNLNENVTAEDLVKTFDDNKIPYSGQFLMKTGYAFVDCPDDQWAMKAIEAFSGKVELHGKHIEVEHSVPKKQRTRKLQIRNIPPHLQWEVLDGLLAQYGTVENCEQVNTDSETAVVNVTYGTREHARQAIQKLNGYEFENNSLRVSYIPDETSDVDSQRGQDNSRRPGYGSRGPRGGSPGSGMPSKHQHADIPLRLLVPTQYVGAIIGKEGATIRNITKQTQSKIDVHRKENAGAAEKPISIHSTPEGCSSACRMILDIMQQEAKDTKTAEEVPLKILSHNNFVGRLIGKEGRNLKKVEQDTDTKITISPLQDLTVYNPERTITVKGPIEACCLAETEIMKKVREAYDNDMAAMNTHLIPGLNLGALGLFPPSGSMPPPPPGNSASPYGSFGAPEQETVHVYIPAQAVGAIIGKKGQHIKQLSRFAGASIKIAPAEAPDSKMRMVIVTGPPEAQFKAQGRIYGKLKEENFFGPKEEVKLETHIKVAAAAAGRVIGKGGKTVNELQNLTAAEVVVPREQTPDENDQVIVKIIGHFYASQLAQRKIRDILTQVRQQQKGGMGERQGERQGPHPQVLSEMGPSQGLAQEPRPQRK
- the LOC129828741 gene encoding insulin-like growth factor 2 mRNA-binding protein 1 isoform X1, whose amino-acid sequence is MNKLYIGNLNENVTAEDLVKTFDDNKIPYSGQFLMKTGYAFVDCPDDQWAMKAIEAFSGKVELHGKHIEVEHSVPKKQRTRKLQIRNIPPHLQWEVLDGLLAQYGTVENCEQVNTDSETAVVNVTYGTREHARQAIQKLNGYEFENNSLRVSYIPDETSDVDSQRGQDNSRRPGYGSRGPRGGSPGSGMPSKHQHADIPLRLLVPTQYVGAIIGKEGATIRNITKQTQSKIDVHRKENAGAAEKPISIHSTPEGCSSACRMILDIMQQEAKDTKTAEEVPLKILSHNNFVGRLIGKEGRNLKKVEQDTDTKITISPLQDLTVYNPERTITVKGPIEACCLAETEIMKKVREAYDNDMAAMNQQTHLIPGLNLGALGLFPPSGSMPPPPPGNSASPYGSFGAPEQETVHVYIPAQAVGAIIGKKGQHIKQLSRFAGASIKIAPAEAPDSKMRMVIVTGPPEAQFKAQGRIYGKLKEENFFGPKEEVKLETHIKVAAAAAGRVIGKGGKTVNELQNLTAAEVVVPREQTPDENDQVIVKIIGHFYASQLAQRKIRDILTQVRQQQKGGMGERQGERQGPHPQVLSEMGPSQGLAQEPRPQRK
- the LOC129828741 gene encoding insulin-like growth factor 2 mRNA-binding protein 1 isoform X3, coding for MNKLYIGNLNENVTAEDLVKTFDDNKIPYSGQFLMKTGYAFVDCPDDQWAMKAIEAFSGKVELHGKHIEVEHSVPKKQRTRKLQIRNIPPHLQWEVLDGLLAQYGTVENCEQDSETAVVNVTYGTREHARQAIQKLNGYEFENNSLRVSYIPDETSDVDSQRGQDNSRRPGYGSRGPRGGSPGSGMPSKHQHADIPLRLLVPTQYVGAIIGKEGATIRNITKQTQSKIDVHRKENAGAAEKPISIHSTPEGCSSACRMILDIMQQEAKDTKTAEEVPLKILSHNNFVGRLIGKEGRNLKKVEQDTDTKITISPLQDLTVYNPERTITVKGPIEACCLAETEIMKKVREAYDNDMAAMNQQTHLIPGLNLGALGLFPPSGSMPPPPPGNSASPYGSFGAPEQETVHVYIPAQAVGAIIGKKGQHIKQLSRFAGASIKIAPAEAPDSKMRMVIVTGPPEAQFKAQGRIYGKLKEENFFGPKEEVKLETHIKVAAAAAGRVIGKGGKTVNELQNLTAAEVVVPREQTPDENDQVIVKIIGHFYASQLAQRKIRDILTQVRQQQKGGMGERQGERQGPHPQVLSEMGPSQGLAQEPRPQRK